CCAACTCGGGATGGTTGATATTCGCGGGGATGATGGCGCGTCCACGAGCGACTTCATCGCGCACAAACTCCGGGGTGATCCGCCGCTGAAGATTGGCGCCCCAATCATGCCCGGGATGCTGTTTATGGAGTGCCTCAATGGTTTCTTCTAGACGCATGTTCTCGCGAATCGCGACGTATTCCATCTCCGGCGTAATCTCGCCGCGCCGCGCGTAATGCAATTGGGTGACGCGGCACCCTTCCTTGGCGCGCAATGGCGGCCGCGTGCGCTCGAATCGGACTCCCGCAAGCAAAGAGTCGTCTTCGCGTCCGCGCGCAAACGCAGACGTAAGGCCGTCCAGCTCGACAACGTCATTTCGCCCTTTGATCCACCCCAACCGGATAGGGCGGAGTCCCAACCGGACGTCGATGGGTTCGCACGGGTCCGTGTAGGGACCGGAGGTATCGTAAACGGTGATGGAAGGATTGGGCGTTTCTTTCCCGGCTCCGCGCTCTCGTGTGGGAGTCTGAGCGATTTCCCGCATGGGCACGCGGATAGAAGGATCGGACCCTTCCACATAGACTTTCTTGGAATTTGGGAACGGCTTCCGAGTGATCAGATCCGACTGGGATTGCTCAAAAACACGGGAAGCTATCGTGGTCACGGCCATTATTAGGTCTCCTCACCATGGCGATTCACCGGTAGGCTCGTTGGGTCACACGAAAATGGCCGTGTGGACACGTTTCGAAGCGTCACGCCGTTGTCGTCGGCGGCGAATCGCGGTGTTTGTCAGTGAATATCGCACAAGACAGCGCGTTGGTTCAGACTACCATCGCTTTCGAGGGAATGCAACGATGGGCTATTTGGAGAGCAGGTCGACGGCTCGATGGGCGGAAACCACACAGTCGTTGAGTCCGACGCCCCGGAAGGCATTGCCTGCAAATACCAGCCCCGGGCATTCCCGTTCAGCGGCCTCAACGGCGGCCAAGGACTCCCCGTGGTGGAGCAAGTACTGCGGAATCCCTCGAATATGGCGGAATATGCGCACGAATTCCGGGCTGCCGTGAACATCCAGTAGCGGATGAATCTCTCGGTCTAGCAGCGCCAGGAGTTCGGAATCGCTCCATTTCACCGGCGCGGGATTGGCGTATCCGCCCACCATCGTCCGTAATAGCACCATGCCATTCGGGGCCTGATGGGGAAAGATTGACGAAGTCCAAAGGCAACCCAGAACCTGTTTGCCCTGACTGGGAGGAACGAGGAACCCGAAACCATCCAGCGAATGGCCGACCTGTTCGCGTCGATACGCCGTACACAAGACAGCAATGTCCGCGTAGGCAATGCGCGCAAGTTCCTTGGCCGCAGCCGGGACAAGATTCTGCACGGCCTTCGCCGCCTCGTACGCGGGAATAGCCATGACTACCTTCTCGGCTTCCACGCAATCGTCGCGATCCGTGCGTATGCGAAAGACGCCGTTGTCGCGCGTCAACGACGACACACGGGCTTCAGCAACGATCTGTGCCCGCATCGACTGAGCCGCATACTCCGGCAGGCGTCCGATCCCCTGTTGGAATGTCGTAAGCACCCCGCCGGGTCCCATGGGACTTGCCCCGGAAGACTGACGCCGTTTCGCCATCAGGGCTTTGAACAGAGTCCCGAATTCCCTTTCCATTGCAGCCATCCGCGGGAAGCAGTGTGCGAGGGAAAGTTGCTTCGCGTCTCCACCAAACACTCCGAGGACCATGGCGCTGACGAGCGTGTCGGCCGCCTCTGCGCCGATACGCCGCGCCGCGAAATTCCAGATTGTCTCGGGCTCGTCGGATGTTCTCTGCTTGATGAACGGCTCGCAGAACAACCGTGCACGCCCAGCCGGAGATAACAGTGACGAAACAAGGAACCTTGGCGGACCTACAATTTCGACCAGCTTCCCGTTCTTGAAGATGAATCGTCGCGCAGCGGCCTCGTTTGCGGCAATCAGCTCATGCGTGAGGCCCAGGTCATCGATCCAATCGAGGGTCAACGGCTCGCGATTCAGGAATCCGTTCGGTCCCCAATCGCAAAGCAGACCATTGATGTTCTCTGTGCGGGTGGTGCCTCCGATGTAATCGGATGCTTCGAGGAGGCGCACATTCTCCGCCCCCAATGTCTTGGAGAGGAAATGTGCAGTGCAGAGACCCGTCACTCCTCCCCCGAGGACGGCTACGCGAGTTTCAAGTCTCATTGCCTTCTATCCTGCGCGAGTACTTCAAGAGTCATAACTACACCGTACGCGAAAATTGAGTCGTGACTTTCGGAAGATACGCGTCAAACACCATCGCAATGTTGCGGATGAACACCTGCCCCAGCGGCAATACACGCAACGCCCCGCTTTCGCGACTGATAAAACCTTCGTCCAATGTCGATTTCAGCGTCTCATCCTCGGCGGCGAAGTAGACGCTATACTCGACACCGAAGAGTGATTCCAGCTCAGCGAAATCGAGATAAAAGTTGCACATCAGTTGTTTGATGACATACTTGCGAATCACGTCGTCTTGCGTAAGCGCGATACCGCATGCAGTAGGGAACTTCCCTGCGTCGATGGCTTGATAGTATCGCGACAACTTCTTCTCGTTTTGCGCAAAACACCCGCCGATCTCGCCGATCGCCGAGGTGCCGAATCCAAGCATCTCCGGCGCGGGCACGACGGTATATCCCATGAAATTGCGGTGAAGTCTTCGCTCTCTCATCGCGATCGCAAGTTCATCGTGGGGCTTCGCGAAATGATCCATGCCAATTGCGCTGTATCCAGCTTCAAGGAACAACCGGCGCGCTGCCGAAAATAGCTCCAGCTTCAAGGTTGCTTTTGGCAATTTGTCCACGTCGATGTGACGCTGATTTCGCAAGCGATCGGGCAGATAGGCATAACTGTACACGGCGATCCGATCGGGGCCAATCTCAATGACCTTGCGAATCGTCTCTTCCCAGTTCGGCAATTCCTGGCCGGGCAGTCCGTAGATCAAATCGAAGTTAATCCCTCCGAATCCCGCTTCTCTGCACCAGGCGAAGAGTTGACGCGTCTGTTCTTCCGTCTGATTGCGATGAATCTCGCACTGCACGTTCGGGTCCAAATCCTGGACCCCCATGCTTACGCGATTGAATCCCATCGAACGCAAAAGGGCAATCTGCTCCTGCGACGTTACGCGCGGGTCCATTTCAAGGGCCAACTCGGCGTTGGGGTCGATCGCGAAGGTTCCGCCGATGGCGTTGAAGAGCCGT
This genomic stretch from Candidatus Hydrogenedentota bacterium harbors:
- the hemG gene encoding protoporphyrinogen oxidase; the protein is MRLETRVAVLGGGVTGLCTAHFLSKTLGAENVRLLEASDYIGGTTRTENINGLLCDWGPNGFLNREPLTLDWIDDLGLTHELIAANEAAARRFIFKNGKLVEIVGPPRFLVSSLLSPAGRARLFCEPFIKQRTSDEPETIWNFAARRIGAEAADTLVSAMVLGVFGGDAKQLSLAHCFPRMAAMEREFGTLFKALMAKRRQSSGASPMGPGGVLTTFQQGIGRLPEYAAQSMRAQIVAEARVSSLTRDNGVFRIRTDRDDCVEAEKVVMAIPAYEAAKAVQNLVPAAAKELARIAYADIAVLCTAYRREQVGHSLDGFGFLVPPSQGKQVLGCLWTSSIFPHQAPNGMVLLRTMVGGYANPAPVKWSDSELLALLDREIHPLLDVHGSPEFVRIFRHIRGIPQYLLHHGESLAAVEAAERECPGLVFAGNAFRGVGLNDCVVSAHRAVDLLSK
- the hemN gene encoding oxygen-independent coproporphyrinogen III oxidase, producing the protein MSDSKCSDIHVTPELLQRYDRPGPRYTSYPTAPVWKEDFGDSEYRKALTRAAGHEDDPLSVYVHIPFCHERCAFCGCNVIIGRKEGLADAYLDYVIREMEAVAKALGRRKRVLQVHWGGGTPTYLDLSQMQRLFNAIGGTFAIDPNAELALEMDPRVTSQEQIALLRSMGFNRVSMGVQDLDPNVQCEIHRNQTEEQTRQLFAWCREAGFGGINFDLIYGLPGQELPNWEETIRKVIEIGPDRIAVYSYAYLPDRLRNQRHIDVDKLPKATLKLELFSAARRLFLEAGYSAIGMDHFAKPHDELAIAMRERRLHRNFMGYTVVPAPEMLGFGTSAIGEIGGCFAQNEKKLSRYYQAIDAGKFPTACGIALTQDDVIRKYVIKQLMCNFYLDFAELESLFGVEYSVYFAAEDETLKSTLDEGFISRESGALRVLPLGQVFIRNIAMVFDAYLPKVTTQFSRTV